A region from the Sandaracinus amylolyticus genome encodes:
- a CDS encoding Ig-like domain-containing protein, with protein sequence MSERSLVVGSLASLLVVLSLPAPTASAQTRAATLRTRFDQPGDITFAANSIMTCRAGTGGSGANLCETARASASSTRDDNDYAMVPIDADNGVLPAAEASTTFDSSSSDLVIAPTATVSWAGLYWQCVSSGNSSTPAPDATRRNRVLFRAPGGSYTEVTATVLDAIVDNGANLFQGFADVTATVQSAGAGTYWTGNIQCDSGATNHYGGWTLVVVYRDETEPLRDLVVYDAWRTYNATQIDIDVTGFVTPPSGSVNSRVGVVFYDGDRGSTDTLRLISGTRNTLLGGGTVNPNDNIGNSTITRFGANVTTRTPAYVNTLGYDADLIATVDALPNGATSARIRGQTSGEFIALGVVTFATDIYAPEIDLAKTAVDVNGGQLVPGDVLEYTISGVNSGQDPAIGVVVRDAIPAGTTYVAGSLRVDGAAVTDSPGDDRGEYEVANARIVARVGTGANAAMGGRMNPSDTTTIVFRVRLAPAIPGGTRITNVATATYSGLTLGTGTTFTGSSDGDSGTPGNQPTETPVGAICGDTVITSPETCDDGATANGDGCSAFCRIEVRVVSPDGTTTSSTTPPISGTADPSATVVVAIDGAAVGTVTANAAGAWTFTPATPLAAGAHTIVATATDTGAHVTTDTATVTIDTGTTVAITTPAEGSATSDRTPAISGTGEPGATVVVRVDGNVVGTVTVSAGGTWTVTVGSNLAEGAHTVTASATDAVGHTATDSNTFRVDTATSVAITEPAEGATTSDTTPTIRGTAEPGATVVVSIDGTTIGTVVASAGGTFEVTPTTPLADGAHTATARATDAAGNVATDTSSFTVDSTTFVSITAPEEGDTIASATPTITGTAEPGASVEVTIDGTVLGSVTADASGAWSIVVPSALAQGPHTVVADALHGGATASASATFTVDSTTTVELQQPTEGEIVGTATPTITGTAEPGASIAITIDGAAVGTVTADAEGNWTFVPSTPLGEGTHDVDVVATDGIGNTATDDGSFVVDTSLPSLEIVSPGDETSTASTTPTITGTSEPGLVVTVSIDGALLGSVTTDASGAWSIPVTTPLAEGPHEVVATTTDAAGHAATDENQFTVDTGAPTVTITSPAHGARVPTDAPTITGTADPGATVEVFVDGALVATVTADASGAWSTTAGPLADGSHEVRAVARDDAGNTATATSGFVVDTSTEVAITSPADGGAVGSATPTITGTAEPGASVEVRADGTVIGTVVAGADGTWSIAITTPLAAGDHTIDAHATDSVGNTADATSDFEYDPSSLDTDGDGLSDADECPDAPCRDSDGDGDPDYDDADDDDDGVPTSVECTTAPCADTDGDGTSDHLDTDDDGDGVPTRDEAPGGVTRDTDLDERPDHLDPDDDGDGLPTSDECGTAPCRDSDGDGDADFVDPDDDDDGIPTSRERADGDTHGDDVDGDDRPNWLDTDADGDGRLDGDEGLGDEDGDGTPNYLDPFVPAPDAGANDGDAGTGGDAGVTGGGLAGGACHCSTPGAMGARGNVGLAIAGLLGLALLLRRRRGVIAAVGVGAALASTTTAHAQSQGFTLDPFRAAETPNDGFAVSGVRGLGHLDFGARLVLDYGLDPLVFEERLGDASTQTISVVEHQLVGNLALSLGLFDRVVVFAGLPATFVSEGQDSALGLTADGTTIGDPYLGVRVRLFGEANDVAALALQVAGSAPLSEVASEGQRFAGERGFVFLPRIALEVRPHERVRFAVNVGARLREPSRIVNLEVSHELTYGVGATVVALPGVLDLVAELYGSTGFETFFERESSPLEAIGGVRVHPVCGFNVGLAGGAGLTRGYGAAAFRGVLELSYAYEARCREQPAAAEPLAPPPPSDTDHDGLLDDADQCPNEPEDADSWQDEDGCPDLDNDADGVLDTSDGAPNEPEDRDGFQDEDGVPELDNDADGVPDASDGAPNEPEDRDGFQDADGVPEPDNDRDTLLDPEDECPTAPGRVEDRGCPRAVRLDEASGTIVILQRVEFATNRDTILERSFPILEEVRAVLDANPQLRRVRIEGHTDDRGRDDRNLDLSMRRAGSVMRWLVEHGIDATRLEGAGCGELHPMDSNRTQAGRQLNRRVEFLIVDPPSPTARAAREGCVSVTD encoded by the coding sequence CGTCGTCCTCTCGCTCCCAGCTCCCACGGCGTCCGCGCAGACACGGGCCGCCACGCTGCGCACGCGCTTCGATCAGCCCGGCGACATCACGTTCGCCGCGAACTCGATCATGACGTGCCGCGCGGGCACCGGCGGCAGCGGCGCGAACCTCTGCGAGACGGCGCGCGCGAGCGCCTCGAGCACCCGCGACGACAACGACTACGCGATGGTCCCGATCGACGCCGACAACGGCGTCCTTCCCGCGGCGGAAGCGTCGACGACGTTCGACTCCAGCTCGTCGGATCTCGTCATCGCGCCGACCGCCACCGTCTCGTGGGCGGGCCTCTACTGGCAGTGCGTCTCGAGCGGCAACAGCTCGACGCCCGCGCCCGACGCGACGCGCCGCAACCGCGTGCTCTTCCGCGCGCCCGGGGGCAGCTACACGGAGGTGACGGCGACCGTCCTCGACGCGATCGTCGACAACGGCGCCAACCTCTTCCAGGGCTTCGCGGACGTGACCGCCACCGTGCAGAGCGCGGGCGCGGGCACCTACTGGACCGGCAACATCCAGTGCGACAGCGGAGCGACGAACCACTACGGCGGCTGGACGCTCGTGGTCGTCTACCGCGACGAGACCGAGCCGCTGCGCGACCTCGTGGTCTACGACGCGTGGCGCACCTACAACGCGACCCAGATCGACATCGACGTCACGGGCTTCGTCACGCCGCCGAGCGGCTCCGTCAACTCGCGCGTCGGTGTCGTGTTCTACGACGGCGATCGCGGATCGACCGACACGCTGCGGCTGATCTCGGGCACGCGGAACACGCTGCTCGGCGGCGGCACCGTCAACCCCAACGACAACATCGGCAACAGCACGATCACGCGCTTCGGCGCGAACGTCACGACGCGCACGCCGGCGTACGTGAACACGCTCGGGTACGACGCGGACCTGATCGCGACGGTCGATGCGCTCCCGAACGGCGCGACGAGCGCGCGCATCCGCGGGCAGACGAGCGGCGAGTTCATCGCGCTCGGCGTGGTCACGTTCGCGACCGACATCTACGCGCCGGAGATCGACCTCGCGAAGACGGCGGTCGACGTGAACGGCGGACAGCTCGTTCCGGGCGACGTGCTCGAGTACACGATCAGCGGCGTCAACAGCGGGCAGGACCCGGCGATCGGCGTCGTGGTCCGCGACGCGATCCCCGCCGGGACGACGTACGTGGCGGGCTCGCTGCGGGTCGACGGTGCGGCCGTGACCGACTCGCCGGGTGACGATCGCGGCGAGTACGAGGTCGCGAACGCGCGCATCGTCGCGCGCGTCGGCACGGGCGCGAACGCGGCGATGGGCGGGCGCATGAACCCGAGCGACACGACGACGATCGTGTTCCGCGTACGGCTCGCGCCCGCGATCCCCGGCGGCACGCGCATCACGAACGTCGCGACCGCGACGTACAGCGGCCTGACGCTCGGCACCGGCACGACGTTCACCGGCTCGTCGGACGGAGACAGCGGCACGCCCGGCAACCAGCCGACCGAAACGCCCGTGGGCGCGATCTGCGGCGACACCGTGATCACCTCGCCCGAGACGTGCGACGACGGCGCGACGGCGAACGGCGACGGATGCAGCGCGTTCTGTCGCATCGAGGTGCGCGTCGTCTCGCCCGACGGCACCACCACGAGCAGCACGACGCCGCCGATCAGCGGCACCGCGGATCCCAGCGCGACCGTCGTGGTCGCGATCGACGGCGCCGCGGTCGGCACCGTGACCGCGAACGCCGCGGGTGCGTGGACGTTCACGCCGGCGACGCCGCTCGCGGCGGGGGCGCACACGATCGTCGCGACCGCGACCGACACGGGCGCGCACGTCACGACCGACACCGCGACGGTCACGATCGACACCGGCACCACCGTCGCGATCACCACGCCGGCCGAGGGCTCGGCGACGTCGGATCGCACGCCGGCGATCAGCGGCACCGGCGAGCCCGGCGCGACCGTGGTGGTGCGCGTCGACGGCAACGTCGTCGGTACGGTGACGGTGAGCGCAGGCGGCACGTGGACCGTGACCGTCGGAAGCAACCTCGCAGAGGGCGCGCACACCGTGACCGCGAGCGCGACCGACGCGGTCGGTCACACCGCGACCGACAGCAACACGTTCCGCGTCGACACCGCGACGAGCGTGGCGATCACCGAGCCCGCCGAGGGCGCGACGACGAGCGACACGACGCCGACGATCCGCGGCACGGCCGAGCCCGGCGCGACGGTCGTCGTGAGCATCGACGGAACGACGATCGGGACGGTCGTCGCGTCCGCGGGCGGCACGTTCGAGGTCACCCCGACGACGCCGCTCGCCGACGGTGCGCACACCGCCACGGCGCGCGCGACCGACGCGGCGGGGAACGTCGCGACCGACACGTCGAGCTTCACCGTCGACTCCACCACGTTCGTGTCGATCACGGCGCCGGAGGAGGGCGACACGATCGCGAGCGCGACGCCGACGATCACGGGCACCGCGGAGCCCGGCGCGTCCGTCGAGGTGACGATCGACGGAACCGTGCTCGGCAGCGTCACCGCGGATGCGAGCGGCGCGTGGTCGATCGTGGTGCCGAGCGCGCTGGCGCAGGGCCCGCACACCGTCGTGGCCGACGCGCTGCACGGCGGCGCGACCGCGAGCGCGTCGGCGACGTTCACCGTGGACAGCACGACCACGGTCGAGCTCCAGCAGCCGACCGAGGGCGAGATCGTGGGCACCGCGACGCCGACGATCACCGGCACCGCGGAGCCCGGTGCGTCGATCGCGATCACGATCGACGGCGCTGCGGTGGGCACGGTCACCGCCGACGCGGAGGGCAACTGGACGTTCGTGCCGAGCACGCCGCTCGGCGAAGGCACGCACGACGTCGACGTCGTCGCGACCGACGGCATCGGGAACACCGCGACCGACGATGGCTCGTTCGTGGTCGACACGTCGCTGCCGTCGCTCGAGATCGTGAGCCCCGGCGACGAGACCAGCACCGCGAGCACCACGCCGACGATCACCGGCACCTCGGAGCCGGGGCTCGTCGTGACCGTGAGCATCGACGGCGCGCTGCTCGGCTCGGTGACGACCGACGCGTCGGGCGCGTGGTCGATCCCGGTGACCACGCCGCTCGCCGAGGGCCCGCACGAGGTCGTCGCGACGACCACCGACGCGGCCGGCCACGCCGCGACCGACGAGAACCAGTTCACCGTCGACACCGGCGCGCCGACCGTGACGATCACGTCGCCGGCGCACGGCGCGCGGGTCCCGACCGACGCGCCGACGATCACCGGCACGGCGGATCCCGGTGCGACCGTGGAGGTGTTCGTCGATGGCGCGCTCGTCGCGACCGTGACCGCCGACGCGAGCGGCGCGTGGAGCACCACCGCGGGCCCGCTCGCGGACGGCTCGCACGAGGTGCGCGCGGTCGCGCGTGACGACGCGGGCAACACGGCGACCGCGACCTCCGGCTTCGTCGTCGACACCTCGACCGAGGTGGCGATCACGTCGCCGGCCGACGGCGGCGCGGTCGGCAGCGCGACGCCGACCATCACCGGCACCGCGGAGCCCGGCGCGAGCGTCGAGGTGCGCGCCGACGGCACGGTGATCGGCACCGTCGTCGCGGGCGCGGACGGCACGTGGTCGATCGCGATCACGACGCCGCTCGCGGCCGGCGATCACACCATCGATGCGCACGCGACCGACTCGGTCGGCAACACCGCCGACGCGACGAGCGACTTCGAGTACGACCCGTCGTCGCTCGACACCGACGGCGACGGCCTCAGCGATGCCGACGAGTGTCCCGACGCGCCGTGCCGCGACAGCGACGGCGACGGCGATCCCGACTACGACGACGCGGACGACGACGATGACGGCGTCCCGACGAGCGTCGAGTGCACGACCGCGCCGTGCGCGGACACCGACGGCGACGGAACCAGCGATCACCTCGACACCGACGACGACGGCGACGGCGTCCCGACGCGCGACGAGGCGCCCGGCGGCGTGACGCGCGACACCGATCTCGACGAACGTCCGGATCACCTCGATCCCGACGACGACGGCGACGGGCTCCCCACGAGCGACGAGTGCGGCACCGCGCCGTGCCGCGACAGCGACGGAGACGGAGACGCGGACTTCGTCGATCCCGACGACGACGACGACGGCATCCCGACCTCCCGCGAGCGCGCGGACGGCGACACGCACGGCGACGACGTCGACGGCGACGATCGCCCGAACTGGCTCGACACCGATGCCGACGGCGACGGCCGACTCGACGGCGACGAGGGCCTCGGTGACGAGGACGGCGACGGCACGCCGAACTACCTCGATCCGTTCGTCCCTGCGCCCGACGCGGGCGCGAACGACGGTGACGCGGGCACCGGCGGCGACGCGGGCGTGACCGGCGGCGGTCTCGCGGGCGGCGCGTGCCACTGCTCGACGCCGGGCGCGATGGGCGCGCGCGGAAACGTCGGTCTCGCCATCGCCGGGCTGCTCGGTCTCGCGCTGCTGCTCCGGCGTCGTCGCGGGGTGATCGCGGCGGTCGGCGTGGGCGCGGCGCTCGCGTCGACGACGACCGCGCACGCGCAGTCGCAGGGCTTCACGCTCGACCCGTTTCGCGCCGCGGAGACGCCGAACGACGGGTTCGCGGTGTCGGGCGTGCGGGGGCTCGGTCACCTCGACTTCGGCGCGCGCCTGGTGCTCGACTACGGGCTCGATCCGCTGGTGTTCGAGGAGCGTCTCGGCGACGCGTCGACGCAGACGATCTCGGTGGTCGAGCACCAGCTCGTCGGGAACCTCGCGCTCTCGCTCGGGCTCTTCGATCGCGTCGTGGTGTTCGCGGGGCTGCCCGCGACGTTCGTGAGCGAGGGGCAGGACAGCGCGCTCGGTCTCACCGCGGACGGGACGACGATCGGCGATCCGTACCTCGGCGTGCGCGTGCGGCTCTTCGGTGAGGCGAACGACGTCGCGGCGCTCGCGCTGCAGGTCGCGGGCTCGGCGCCGCTCTCCGAGGTCGCGTCGGAGGGCCAGCGTTTCGCGGGCGAGCGCGGCTTCGTGTTCCTTCCGCGCATCGCGCTCGAGGTGCGCCCGCACGAGCGCGTGCGCTTCGCCGTCAACGTCGGCGCGCGGCTGCGCGAGCCCTCGCGCATCGTGAACCTGGAGGTCTCGCACGAGCTCACGTACGGCGTCGGCGCGACGGTGGTCGCGCTGCCGGGCGTGCTCGATCTCGTCGCGGAGCTCTACGGCTCGACGGGGTTCGAGACGTTCTTCGAGCGCGAGTCGTCGCCGCTCGAGGCGATCGGCGGCGTGCGCGTGCATCCGGTCTGCGGCTTCAACGTCGGTCTCGCGGGCGGCGCGGGGCTCACGCGCGGCTACGGCGCCGCGGCGTTTCGCGGCGTGCTCGAGCTGAGCTACGCGTACGAGGCGCGCTGCCGCGAGCAGCCCGCCGCCGCCGAGCCCCTCGCGCCGCCGCCGCCGAGCGACACCGATCACGACGGCCTGCTCGACGACGCCGACCAGTGCCCGAACGAGCCCGAGGACGCCGACTCGTGGCAGGACGAGGACGGCTGTCCCGATCTCGACAACGACGCGGACGGCGTCCTCGACACGAGCGACGGCGCACCGAACGAGCCCGAGGATCGCGACGGCTTCCAGGACGAAGACGGCGTGCCCGAGCTCGACAACGACGCGGACGGCGTCCCCGACGCGAGCGACGGCGCGCCGAACGAGCCCGAGGATCGCGACGGCTTCCAGGACGCCGACGGCGTGCCCGAGCCCGACAACGATCGCGACACGCTCCTCGACCCCGAGGACGAGTGCCCGACCGCGCCGGGCCGCGTCGAGGATCGCGGCTGCCCTCGCGCCGTGCGCCTCGACGAGGCGAGCGGGACGATCGTCATCCTCCAGCGCGTCGAGTTCGCGACGAACCGCGACACGATCCTCGAGCGCAGCTTCCCGATCCTCGAGGAGGTGCGCGCGGTGCTCGACGCGAACCCGCAGCTCCGCCGCGTGCGCATCGAAGGGCACACCGACGATCGCGGGCGCGACGATCGCAACCTCGATCTCTCGATGCGCCGCGCGGGCAGCGTGATGCGCTGGCTCGTCGAGCACGGCATCGACGCGACGCGCCTCGAGGGCGCGGGCTGCGGCGAGCTGCACCCGATGGACTCGAACCGCACGCAGGCCGGGCGTCAGCTGAACCGACGCGTCGAGTTCCTGATCGTCGATCCGCCTTCGCCGACCGCGCGCGCGGCGCGCGAAGGGTGCGTGTCGGTCACCGACTGA
- a CDS encoding DUF4097 family beta strand repeat-containing protein: MRALIRTSLVLALATGCTFNAEPFTRAVPAEHDAAITKLRVDIDGLGSTFDGGDLVIRGADRPGASAEVTISGLVGVGDDPDQIASDMEVALQDGGDSVVELRLAYRGPAAESVWVDSVAIEQQIGTELDVSAGSATVDAAGLDAPFVNIHTGSGSIRLRDADEVILQAGSGSIDVVAGSGTLMADSGSITMAMSGPVLADTDSGSIDGSFGGHGELSADSGSLELELTTPLDGDVILGTDSGSITLVIPRGAGMSLDLDAGSGSVTVRAGGVSESGESFSGAINGGGEFRVRARAGSGSITVREAD; the protein is encoded by the coding sequence ATGCGCGCCCTCATCCGTACGTCTCTCGTCCTCGCGCTCGCCACCGGCTGCACCTTCAACGCCGAGCCGTTCACCCGCGCGGTGCCCGCCGAGCACGACGCGGCCATCACCAAGCTCCGCGTCGACATCGACGGCCTCGGCTCGACGTTCGACGGAGGCGATCTCGTGATTCGCGGTGCCGATCGGCCCGGCGCCTCCGCGGAGGTCACGATCTCGGGCCTCGTCGGGGTCGGCGACGATCCCGATCAGATCGCGAGCGACATGGAGGTCGCGCTGCAGGACGGCGGCGACTCGGTGGTCGAGCTCCGGCTCGCGTATCGAGGCCCCGCCGCCGAGTCCGTCTGGGTCGACTCCGTCGCGATCGAGCAACAGATCGGCACGGAGCTCGACGTGTCCGCGGGCTCCGCGACCGTCGACGCCGCGGGCCTCGACGCGCCCTTCGTGAACATCCACACCGGCTCGGGCTCGATCCGGCTGCGCGACGCGGACGAGGTGATCCTGCAGGCGGGCTCGGGCTCGATCGACGTCGTCGCGGGCAGCGGCACGCTGATGGCCGACTCGGGCTCGATCACGATGGCGATGAGCGGGCCGGTGCTCGCCGACACCGACTCGGGCTCGATCGATGGATCGTTCGGAGGCCACGGCGAGCTCTCGGCGGACTCGGGCTCGCTCGAGCTCGAGCTCACGACGCCGCTCGACGGCGACGTGATCCTCGGCACCGACTCGGGCTCGATCACGCTGGTGATCCCCCGAGGTGCGGGGATGAGCCTCGACCTCGATGCAGGGAGCGGCAGCGTGACGGTGCGCGCCGGTGGTGTGTCGGAGTCCGGCGAGAGCTTCAGCGGCGCCATCAACGGCGGCGGTGAATTCCGGGTGCGCGCGCGTGCGGGCAGCGGCTCGATCACGGTGCGCGAAGCGGACTGA
- a CDS encoding RNA polymerase sigma factor: protein MLFSAATAITAAVLGRTAHQVPASSEQALVDRLKRGDAAALGEAYDRHHEAVRAFARRLLGNEAAAEDLVHDVFVALPDLVRRFEGRSSLRTYIVSIACNHARHAKRATARRLGALERLHAEPRDSTPDLEAAEERRQLAETMRRLLDALPMEQRVAVVLCVVEERTSVEASEIMGVPEATVRTRLFHARRKMREMLESEARTEARAAGIEVRR from the coding sequence TTGCTGTTCTCGGCAGCCACCGCCATAACCGCCGCCGTGCTCGGACGAACCGCGCACCAGGTTCCCGCGTCGAGCGAGCAGGCGCTCGTCGATCGGCTGAAGCGCGGGGACGCCGCCGCGCTCGGTGAGGCCTACGATCGCCATCACGAGGCCGTGCGCGCGTTCGCGCGCCGCCTCCTCGGCAACGAGGCCGCCGCCGAGGATCTCGTGCACGACGTGTTCGTCGCGCTGCCCGATCTGGTGCGTCGCTTCGAAGGTCGCTCGAGCCTGCGCACGTACATCGTGTCGATCGCGTGCAACCACGCGCGGCACGCGAAGCGCGCGACGGCACGCAGGCTCGGCGCGCTCGAGCGGCTCCACGCGGAGCCGCGCGACAGCACGCCGGATCTCGAGGCGGCGGAGGAGCGGAGGCAGCTCGCGGAGACGATGCGCCGGCTGCTCGATGCGCTCCCGATGGAGCAGCGGGTCGCGGTGGTGCTCTGCGTCGTCGAGGAGCGCACGTCGGTGGAGGCGTCGGAGATCATGGGCGTGCCCGAGGCGACGGTGCGCACGCGTCTCTTCCATGCGCGCCGCAAGATGCGCGAGATGCTCGAGTCGGAGGCCCGCACCGAGGCGCGGGCGGCAGGGATCGAGGTGCGCCGATGA
- a CDS encoding tetratricopeptide repeat protein, whose amino-acid sequence MNDDEFDAMLSRAGRAMREEVGGESDQAARTRAKILASRRASTQRTMFAMAAAAVLALGLGVPTVWAWSTGRLDAWLGEDEPAPSTTEVAPPPVREVAPREVIEVAEPEPEIVAPIEPMPEPVVVEQRERAPEIEDDEDDDDGRMRGVDPAERRAYREAHALHFDARDPAGALTAWERYLDAYPSGRFALEARYNRALCLVRLGRDGEARDALVPFAAGEHGTYRQREAAELVEALGE is encoded by the coding sequence ATGAACGACGACGAATTCGACGCGATGCTGTCGCGCGCCGGGCGCGCGATGCGCGAAGAGGTCGGCGGAGAGTCGGATCAGGCCGCGCGCACCCGCGCGAAGATCCTGGCGAGCCGGCGCGCGAGCACGCAGCGGACGATGTTCGCGATGGCCGCGGCGGCGGTGCTCGCGCTGGGCCTCGGCGTGCCGACGGTGTGGGCGTGGTCGACCGGTCGCCTCGACGCGTGGCTCGGTGAGGACGAGCCGGCGCCGAGCACGACCGAGGTCGCGCCGCCGCCGGTGCGTGAGGTCGCGCCGCGCGAGGTGATCGAGGTCGCGGAGCCCGAGCCCGAGATCGTCGCGCCGATCGAGCCGATGCCCGAGCCGGTCGTCGTCGAGCAGCGCGAGCGCGCGCCGGAGATCGAAGACGACGAGGACGACGACGACGGTCGCATGCGGGGCGTCGATCCCGCGGAGCGTCGTGCGTATCGCGAGGCCCACGCGCTTCACTTCGACGCGCGTGATCCCGCGGGCGCGCTCACGGCGTGGGAGCGCTATCTCGATGCGTATCCCTCGGGGCGATTCGCGCTCGAGGCGCGCTACAACCGCGCGCTCTGTCTGGTGCGCCTCGGTCGCGACGGCGAAGCGCGCGACGCGCTCGTGCCGTTCGCGGCGGGCGAGCACGGGACGTATCGACAGCGCGAGGCCGCGGAGCTCGTCGAGGCGCTGGGCGAATGA
- a CDS encoding alpha/beta hydrolase-fold protein — translation MTQSQLLAIHELEASQPDRAKVDAWMAGRRFPIVEGGRVTFVFRGDADGVTLRHWVYGLESNSALQRIQNTDLWYLVLEVPPGSRVEYKLEIHRNGHSQWIEDPLNPHRARDPFGANSVLQGVGYEVPEWTRPDPLARPGVLEPFAFHSKALGAVRHGHVYLPARFRRTRLYPLMIVHDGSDYLNYASMKTVLDNLIHRLEIPDVIVVFTDSPDRLREYANDERHAKFLTEELVPDLQKRLPLQDRPQSRCLMGASFGGVASLSTAWRYPGFYGRLLLQSGSFAFTDIGRRNRRGPLFDRVVEFVNAFRAEPTAISERVFLSCGVYESLIYENRSLVPLLDGTGMQVKLVEARDGHNWENWRDRLREGLSWLYPGPLMMIYE, via the coding sequence ATGACGCAGTCGCAGCTCCTCGCGATCCACGAGCTCGAGGCGAGCCAGCCCGATCGCGCGAAGGTCGACGCGTGGATGGCGGGCCGTCGCTTCCCGATCGTCGAGGGTGGGCGCGTCACGTTCGTCTTCCGCGGCGACGCCGACGGCGTGACGTTGCGCCATTGGGTCTACGGGCTCGAGTCGAACTCCGCGCTGCAGCGGATCCAGAACACCGACCTCTGGTATCTGGTGCTCGAGGTCCCGCCGGGATCACGCGTCGAGTACAAGCTCGAGATCCACCGGAACGGCCACTCCCAGTGGATCGAAGATCCGCTCAACCCGCATCGCGCGCGCGACCCGTTCGGCGCGAATTCCGTGCTGCAGGGCGTGGGCTACGAAGTGCCGGAGTGGACGCGCCCCGATCCGCTCGCGCGGCCTGGCGTGCTCGAGCCCTTCGCGTTCCACAGCAAGGCCCTCGGCGCCGTGCGCCACGGACACGTCTATCTGCCGGCGCGATTCCGGCGCACGCGCCTCTATCCGCTGATGATCGTGCACGACGGCAGTGACTATCTGAACTACGCGTCGATGAAGACGGTGCTCGACAACCTGATCCACCGTCTCGAGATCCCCGACGTGATCGTGGTGTTCACGGACTCGCCGGATCGTCTGCGCGAGTACGCGAACGACGAGCGCCACGCGAAGTTCCTGACCGAAGAGCTGGTCCCCGATCTCCAGAAGCGATTGCCGCTGCAGGATCGTCCGCAGTCGCGCTGCCTGATGGGCGCGAGCTTCGGCGGTGTCGCGTCGCTGTCGACGGCGTGGCGGTATCCCGGGTTCTACGGGCGATTGTTGCTCCAGTCGGGATCGTTCGCGTTCACCGACATCGGTCGTCGCAATCGACGTGGGCCGCTCTTCGATCGAGTGGTCGAGTTCGTCAACGCGTTCCGCGCCGAGCCCACGGCGATCAGCGAGCGAGTGTTCCTCTCGTGCGGCGTGTACGAGTCGCTGATCTACGAGAATCGCTCGCTCGTCCCGCTGCTCGACGGAACTGGCATGCAGGTGAAGCTCGTCGAGGCGCGCGACGGGCACAACTGGGAGAACTGGCGCGATCGACTTCGTGAGGGGCTCTCCTGGTTGTATCCGGGGCCTCTCATGATGATCTACGAGTGA
- a CDS encoding ATP-grasp domain-containing protein, which produces MTEITRNIGLSLGADICWPLCYEHLMKRLDLRIPTKDGDTIRFHVERVTIEPFDLRQPVKYDVVIDRLTHWYHTSREWIKKGVVMNDLYVFNNPWSVQSMEKHTSYAAMMHLGMPIPETWMVPPKSYEPTADLRPTLNRYAKLFDLSKIAEKLGYPHFMKPYDGGGWRGVTKIDDTTKLRQAYEESGKSVMHLQAGVNGFDRFVRCIGFGPQTKCVLYDPSAPLHDRYTMAKDFIPKAEEEHLAKVTKTINAFFGWEFNSCEALRKDGVWYPIDYANPCPDSQVTSLHYHFPWLVKAYIRWSVFCAATKRPMRRTLDWDPFYRIAAGELSYEEKLDHYAKVADQRFERDQFEEFCGKHLAHLDEVACEFFSTAEAYDAVRQKVSALFPAHEIEAFTELFWKRIQAWRADERGV; this is translated from the coding sequence ATGACGGAGATCACTCGGAACATCGGGCTCTCGCTCGGCGCCGACATCTGCTGGCCGCTCTGTTACGAGCACCTGATGAAGCGGCTCGATCTGCGCATCCCGACGAAGGATGGCGACACGATCCGCTTCCACGTGGAGCGCGTGACGATCGAGCCGTTCGATCTCCGTCAGCCCGTCAAATACGACGTCGTGATCGACCGATTGACGCACTGGTATCACACGTCGCGCGAGTGGATCAAAAAGGGGGTCGTGATGAACGACCTCTACGTCTTCAACAATCCGTGGTCCGTGCAGAGCATGGAGAAGCACACGTCCTATGCGGCGATGATGCATCTCGGCATGCCGATCCCGGAGACGTGGATGGTCCCGCCGAAGTCGTACGAGCCGACCGCGGATCTCCGTCCGACGCTGAATCGCTACGCGAAGCTCTTCGATCTCTCGAAGATCGCCGAGAAGCTCGGATATCCGCACTTCATGAAGCCCTACGACGGCGGAGGCTGGCGCGGCGTCACGAAGATCGACGACACCACCAAGCTCCGCCAGGCGTACGAGGAGAGCGGGAAGTCCGTCATGCACCTCCAGGCGGGCGTGAACGGCTTCGATCGATTCGTGCGCTGCATCGGGTTCGGGCCGCAGACGAAGTGCGTGCTCTACGATCCGAGCGCGCCCCTGCACGATCGCTACACGATGGCCAAGGACTTCATCCCGAAGGCGGAAGAAGAGCACCTCGCCAAAGTGACGAAGACGATCAATGCGTTCTTCGGCTGGGAGTTCAACTCCTGCGAAGCGCTCCGCAAGGACGGAGTCTGGTACCCGATCGACTACGCCAATCCGTGCCCTGACTCGCAGGTGACGAGCCTGCACTACCACTTCCCGTGGCTCGTGAAGGCGTACATCCGCTGGAGCGTGTTCTGCGCGGCGACGAAGCGTCCGATGCGCCGCACGCTCGACTGGGATCCCTTCTATCGCATCGCGGCGGGCGAGCTCTCGTACGAGGAGAAGCTCGACCACTACGCGAAGGTCGCGGACCAGCGCTTCGAGCGCGATCAGTTCGAGGAGTTCTGCGGCAAGCACCTCGCGCACCTCGACGAGGTCGCGTGCGAGTTCTTCTCCACCGCGGAGGCGTACGACGCGGTCCGACAGAAGGTCTCCGCGCTGTTCCCCGCGCACGAGATCGAGGCGTTCACCGAGCTCTTCTGGAAGCGCATCCAGGCCTGGCGCGCCGACGAGCGCGGCGTGTGA